From Granulicella sp. WH15, the proteins below share one genomic window:
- a CDS encoding 3-hydroxyacyl-CoA dehydrogenase NAD-binding domain-containing protein, which translates to MAEPVSEPLLTVAVIGAGSAGRSFALRAAQAGFRVILEDVMPAKLRDAAAEFLQLGTAVELALTVEDAVQNADIAVDFVPDELESKLEIFSLLDRMAPPRTILLTPSEVLSVTDLASCTYRADRCVMVRGLVAASDTVRLLHPRKAAAHTVDLASELLVRIGRKVAVELDPDLPMLMKNMGYAVGDAELE; encoded by the coding sequence ATGGCGGAGCCGGTCTCGGAGCCTCTCCTGACAGTTGCGGTCATCGGGGCAGGCTCCGCGGGGCGGAGCTTTGCCCTGCGCGCGGCGCAGGCCGGATTCCGGGTGATCCTCGAAGACGTGATGCCCGCGAAGCTGCGCGATGCGGCTGCGGAGTTCCTCCAGTTGGGAACGGCTGTGGAACTGGCCCTGACCGTGGAAGACGCGGTACAAAACGCGGATATCGCGGTGGATTTCGTGCCGGACGAGCTGGAGTCGAAGCTGGAGATCTTCAGCCTGTTGGACCGGATGGCTCCTCCGCGAACGATCCTGCTGACCCCCAGCGAGGTGCTCAGCGTCACAGACCTGGCCTCGTGTACATATCGCGCAGATCGGTGCGTGATGGTGCGTGGGCTGGTTGCTGCTTCGGACACAGTGCGCCTGCTGCACCCACGCAAGGCGGCTGCGCACACGGTGGATCTGGCGTCAGAGCTGCTGGTGAGGATTGGCCGTAAGGTGGCGGTCGAGCTGGACCCGGATCTGCCCATGCTGATGAAGAACATGGGCTATGCGGTGGGGGATGCGGAGCTGGAGTAA
- a CDS encoding peptidylprolyl isomerase: MIRILQQDSRIVKSIFAIIIGLAVVTMVITLVPGIFDNTGSTSDGSVYATVREPGLLGRLGISSLPVKQADVTRLAQMQLQQQKLPPFLLPYMESRAAQSLVQHAMLKQAGDKLGLQVSDADLRRELQTGPFAAYLFPGGKFIGSDAYMNFIQTNFQLTVPEFEEEVKQDMEFNRLQALVAGGVTVPDNAVREQYKVQGTKVKFDYAVVSADDLKSQIKPTDADLQTFFKNNAKRYATAIPETRKIAYIAFDANNLPGGKPQVSDADLQAYYTAHQKDYEVKDQAKVRHILIAVPQGADAKTDAAAKAKAEDILKQIKAGGDFAKLAQANSDDPGSKGTGGELGMLSPGQTVPEFDKAAFSLQPGQTSDLIKTKFGYHILQVEERTKAHTRSLAEVKAEIAPLVEQQKIGATEQGFATSLANDALKIGMERAAAARGLHVTTTDYVAKDGVIAGVADGAALLTGAFGAAKGAAPTSVSTGDGFAVFQVQDVKVAHAPSFDEYKTHLVADYQEQKLPELLQEKLGKLDDRAKVLNDLRKAAAELNVPVKTSELVGRDGQVPDVGAMSGPASVAFTMQKTMISGPVNLGRVGVVMTLLDKQEPSAEEIAKNFELTKDQMLGEQQKEVFEVFVGNLATQYEKAKAVRYLKKPATPGPLGM; the protein is encoded by the coding sequence ATGATTCGCATTCTGCAGCAGGATAGCCGCATCGTTAAGAGCATCTTCGCCATCATCATCGGCCTGGCCGTCGTCACGATGGTCATTACGCTGGTGCCGGGAATCTTCGATAACACGGGTTCGACGTCGGATGGAAGCGTCTATGCGACGGTGCGGGAGCCCGGGCTGCTGGGCCGTCTGGGTATCTCCAGCCTGCCGGTCAAGCAGGCGGACGTGACGCGTCTCGCGCAGATGCAGCTCCAGCAGCAGAAGCTGCCGCCGTTCCTGCTCCCCTACATGGAGAGCCGCGCCGCGCAGAGCCTGGTGCAGCACGCCATGCTGAAGCAGGCGGGCGACAAGCTGGGCCTCCAGGTGAGCGACGCCGACCTTCGCCGCGAACTGCAGACCGGCCCCTTCGCCGCGTACCTCTTCCCGGGCGGCAAGTTCATCGGCTCCGATGCCTACATGAACTTCATTCAGACCAACTTCCAGCTCACCGTTCCCGAGTTTGAGGAAGAGGTTAAGCAGGATATGGAGTTCAATCGCCTCCAGGCGCTAGTCGCCGGTGGCGTCACGGTGCCGGACAACGCGGTTCGTGAGCAATACAAGGTGCAGGGAACTAAGGTCAAGTTCGACTATGCGGTGGTCTCCGCGGACGACCTGAAGAGCCAGATCAAGCCCACGGACGCTGATCTGCAGACCTTCTTCAAGAACAACGCCAAGCGTTACGCGACGGCGATCCCTGAGACGCGCAAGATCGCCTACATCGCCTTCGACGCCAACAACCTGCCGGGCGGCAAGCCCCAGGTCAGCGACGCGGATCTTCAGGCGTACTACACTGCCCACCAGAAGGACTACGAGGTGAAGGATCAGGCCAAGGTGCGCCACATCCTCATCGCGGTGCCCCAAGGCGCGGATGCGAAGACGGACGCAGCGGCCAAGGCCAAGGCCGAAGATATTCTGAAGCAGATCAAGGCTGGCGGTGACTTCGCCAAGCTGGCTCAGGCCAACTCCGACGACCCGGGCAGCAAGGGCACGGGCGGCGAGCTGGGCATGTTGAGCCCCGGCCAGACGGTGCCCGAGTTCGACAAGGCAGCGTTCTCGCTCCAGCCGGGCCAGACCTCGGACCTCATCAAGACCAAGTTCGGCTACCACATCCTCCAGGTTGAGGAGCGAACGAAGGCTCACACGCGCTCGCTCGCCGAGGTAAAGGCGGAGATCGCCCCGCTGGTCGAGCAGCAGAAGATCGGCGCGACCGAGCAGGGTTTTGCCACCTCGCTGGCAAATGATGCTCTGAAGATCGGCATGGAGCGCGCTGCTGCGGCTCGTGGCCTGCACGTAACCACCACCGACTACGTCGCCAAGGATGGTGTCATCGCGGGCGTTGCTGACGGCGCTGCGCTGCTGACGGGCGCGTTCGGCGCGGCTAAGGGCGCGGCTCCCACCTCGGTCTCGACCGGCGACGGTTTCGCGGTCTTCCAGGTGCAGGACGTGAAGGTGGCCCATGCGCCTTCATTCGACGAGTACAAGACACACCTGGTGGCGGATTACCAGGAGCAGAAGCTGCCGGAGCTGTTGCAGGAGAAGCTGGGCAAGCTGGACGACCGTGCGAAGGTCCTGAACGACCTGCGCAAGGCCGCTGCTGAGCTGAATGTTCCGGTGAAGACGAGCGAGTTGGTGGGACGCGACGGACAGGTGCCGGATGTCGGCGCGATGTCGGGCCCGGCTTCGGTGGCCTTCACCATGCAGAAGACCATGATCTCGGGTCCGGTGAATCTTGGCCGTGTGGGTGTCGTGATGACCCTGCTCGACAAGCAGGAGCCGAGCGCAGAGGAGATTGCGAAGAACTTCGAGCTGACCAAGGACCAGATGCTGGGCGAACAGCAGAAGGAAGTCTTCGAGGTCTTCGTGGGCAACCTGGCGACTCAGTACGAGAAGGCGAAGGCGGTGCGTTACCTGAAGAAGCCGGCTACGCCTGGGCCGCTTGGCATGTAA
- a CDS encoding polyprenyl synthetase family protein encodes MSTISIATASEVIDLLRDDLAAIEREFAQQSQSPVAVITDIAQYLIAGGGKRIRPLLLLLSAKALGSTSHSRIRLGAVVEMLHTATLVHDDIIDEAETRRGRPSSNTTWGNSKCVLAGDWLYMQSFQTALEERNFRVLDLLISLTQQMVEGELLQIEKLGRLINEEEYFDLIYRKTACLFKVSMQLGAAVTHADPEVENALGEYGRNLGLAFQIIDDVLDLTASEEVLGKPVASDLREGKATLAVIHALERGTGADREAIRTVLADRSFARISHPEILEILQRHGSIDYAVDTACAYAEAARLSLADLPATDAKRALLWVPGFVTSRDR; translated from the coding sequence GTGAGCACGATCTCCATCGCGACTGCATCTGAGGTTATCGACCTCCTCCGTGACGATCTTGCCGCCATCGAGCGGGAGTTCGCCCAACAGTCTCAGTCCCCCGTCGCCGTCATCACCGACATCGCCCAGTACCTGATCGCGGGCGGCGGCAAGCGGATTCGTCCGTTGCTGCTGCTGCTCTCGGCCAAGGCGCTCGGCTCGACGAGCCACTCGCGCATCCGCCTGGGCGCGGTGGTGGAGATGCTGCACACCGCCACGCTCGTCCACGACGACATCATCGACGAGGCCGAGACCCGCCGCGGACGTCCCTCGTCGAACACCACCTGGGGTAACTCCAAGTGCGTGCTGGCGGGCGACTGGCTGTACATGCAGAGCTTCCAGACCGCCCTCGAAGAGCGCAACTTCCGGGTGCTCGATCTGCTTATTTCGCTGACGCAGCAGATGGTCGAAGGCGAGCTGCTCCAGATCGAGAAGCTCGGCCGCCTCATCAACGAGGAAGAGTACTTCGACCTGATCTACCGCAAGACCGCCTGCCTCTTCAAGGTCTCGATGCAGCTCGGAGCGGCTGTTACCCATGCCGATCCCGAAGTAGAAAACGCACTGGGCGAGTATGGCCGCAATCTTGGGTTGGCCTTCCAGATCATCGACGACGTACTGGACCTCACCGCTTCGGAAGAGGTTCTGGGTAAGCCTGTCGCCTCCGACCTCCGCGAGGGCAAGGCTACTCTGGCCGTCATCCACGCGCTCGAGCGCGGCACCGGGGCCGACCGTGAGGCCATCCGCACAGTCCTCGCCGACCGCAGCTTCGCCCGAATCTCCCACCCGGAGATTCTCGAGATTCTACAGCGGCATGGCTCTATCGACTACGCGGTAGACACCGCCTGCGCCTACGCTGAGGCCGCTCGCCTGTCGCTGGCCGACCTGCCCGCGACCGACGCCAAGCGTGCCCTGCTATGGGTTCCCGGCTTCGTCACCAGCCGCGACCGCTAA
- the malQ gene encoding 4-alpha-glucanotransferase — protein MSQERISGVLLHVTSLPSYGGVGDFGPAAYEFVNFLAASKQSLWQVLPLSPTGYGSSPYSALSAFAGNPILISLEKLAEQGWIGWDRIQGLAGHDGAVDFVRVSKEKLPLVEEAAANFIDRAGDEQRAKFQKFCTDNVSWLPDYVMFTVLRRQYNYASWHEWPTEFAHRSGDWQTTVLSQYGRELEIEQAVQFFFSEQWCELKSYCAEREIRVMGDVAIFVNYDSADVWTHPELFELDESLNPVRVSGVPPDYFSATGQRWGNPLYRWALMRERGFDWWVARIRRALALYDTIRLDHFRGFEAYWSIAAEEETAIHGQWVKAPGHELFQRLREVFGELPFVAEDLGLITKEVDELREHYGMPGMRILQFGFSDRGSHIHLPHRFVPNTVTYTGTHDNNTTQGWWRDDLSPVEREHVQTYLQTIQYDGEIVWAMIKAAARSVANICIFPLQDVLHLGSEARMNTPAAPAGNWTWRYRPDALHPDFATKLSALMEMTDRDGYVEPVDSTDAG, from the coding sequence ATGAGCCAGGAGCGGATTTCGGGAGTTCTGCTACATGTAACGTCGTTGCCTTCGTACGGCGGGGTGGGGGACTTCGGTCCGGCGGCTTATGAGTTTGTGAACTTCCTGGCGGCGTCCAAGCAGAGCCTGTGGCAGGTGTTGCCGCTCAGCCCGACGGGCTACGGCAGCTCGCCCTACTCGGCCCTCTCGGCCTTTGCCGGGAATCCGATCCTCATCAGCCTGGAGAAGCTGGCCGAGCAGGGATGGATCGGTTGGGACCGGATACAGGGGCTCGCCGGGCATGACGGCGCGGTGGACTTTGTGCGGGTCTCCAAAGAGAAGCTGCCGCTGGTGGAAGAGGCCGCGGCAAACTTCATCGACCGTGCGGGCGACGAGCAGAGAGCGAAGTTCCAGAAGTTCTGTACGGACAACGTCTCCTGGCTGCCGGACTACGTGATGTTCACCGTGCTGCGGCGGCAGTACAACTATGCGAGTTGGCACGAGTGGCCGACGGAGTTCGCGCACAGGAGCGGCGACTGGCAGACGACGGTGCTGAGCCAGTACGGTCGCGAACTCGAGATCGAGCAGGCAGTACAGTTCTTCTTCTCCGAGCAGTGGTGCGAGCTGAAGAGCTACTGCGCCGAGCGCGAGATCCGCGTGATGGGCGACGTGGCCATCTTCGTGAACTACGACAGCGCCGACGTGTGGACGCACCCGGAGCTATTCGAGCTGGATGAGAGCCTGAACCCGGTGCGGGTCTCTGGCGTGCCGCCGGATTACTTTTCGGCGACGGGCCAGCGCTGGGGCAATCCGCTCTACCGCTGGGCGTTGATGCGGGAGCGCGGCTTCGACTGGTGGGTGGCGCGGATACGCCGCGCGCTGGCCCTCTACGACACCATCCGGCTCGACCACTTCCGCGGCTTCGAGGCCTACTGGTCGATTGCGGCCGAAGAAGAGACGGCGATCCATGGCCAGTGGGTCAAGGCTCCGGGCCACGAGCTGTTCCAGCGGCTTCGCGAGGTCTTCGGAGAGCTGCCGTTCGTCGCTGAAGACCTGGGGCTGATTACAAAAGAAGTAGACGAGTTGCGCGAGCACTATGGGATGCCGGGGATGCGTATCCTCCAGTTCGGCTTCTCGGATCGGGGAAGTCACATCCATTTGCCGCATCGGTTTGTGCCCAATACGGTTACATATACCGGCACGCACGACAACAATACGACCCAGGGCTGGTGGCGCGACGACCTATCGCCAGTGGAGCGCGAACACGTCCAGACCTACCTCCAGACGATCCAGTACGACGGCGAGATCGTCTGGGCGATGATCAAAGCGGCAGCGCGGTCGGTGGCGAACATATGCATCTTCCCCTTGCAGGACGTGCTGCACCTGGGCAGCGAAGCCCGTATGAACACTCCGGCAGCCCCGGCAGGGAACTGGACCTGGCGTTATCGCCCGGACGCCCTGCATCCCGATTTCGCGACGAAGCTGTCGGCCCTGATGGAGATGACGGACCGCGACGGGTATGTGGAGCCGGTAGACAGCACTGACGCCGGTTGA